The Neisseria animaloris genome segment GTATCATCAAGTACGGCGATGCCGATGTGATGATTGCCGGCGGAGCCGAAGGTGCGGTCTGCACATTGGGCGTAGGCGGTTTCGCCGCAATGAAAGCCCTCTCTACCCGCAACGACGACCCGCAAACCGCTTCCCGCCCGTGGGACAAAGGCCGCGACGGTTTCGTTATGGGCGAAGGCTCGGGTGTTTTGGTGTTGGAAGAACTGGAACATGCCAAGAAGCGCGGTGCAAAAATCTATGCGGAGTTGGTCGGCTTCGGCATGAGTTCCGATGCCTTCCATATTACCGCCCCGAACGTAGAAGGCCCCGCTCTCGCCGTTACCCGCGCCCTGAAAGATGCGGGCTTAAATCCGACGGATATTGATTATGTCAACGCACACGGCACTTCCACCCCGCTGGGCGATGCCAACGAAACCAATGCTCTGAAACTGGCTTTGGGCGACCATGCCTACAAAGTAGTGGTAAACTCTACCAAGTCCATGACCGGCCATCTTCTAGGTGCGGCCGGCGGTGTGGAAGCCGTGTACAGCGTTTTAGCCGTACACCATCAAAAATCTCCTCCCACCATTAACATCTTTGAGCAAGATACCGAATCGGGATGTGATTTGGACTACTGTGCCAACGAAGCGCGCGACCTCAAAATCGATGTGGCCATCTCCAATTCGTTCGGCTTTGGCGGCACCAACGGTACATTGGTTTTCAAACGCTTTACCGGCTAACTCCGTCCATCGGAAAACCGTACGATACAAAAATCATGCCCGGGCTTTTCCGGGCTTTTTCATTTTGCACTTTTGAATCCGATGCTTAAAGAAACGCTTTTGCCGGCAATAGAACCTCGGAACCACTCATATATTGTATTGCCTCTATACAGAACGGCATTAAAAAGGGGCAATCCGAAAAGGATTGCCCAAATACCTCAAATCAGAGATTTACGCTTCACAAACAATACAGGCTTACGCCTGTCTTCATCCGCACAGCTCAACTCTATGCAGACAAAGGAGGTGTTTCAGACGGCCTCCGAAGGTAAATAAGGCCGTCTGAAACATTCTCTTACGAGAATTGGTTCATGGTGTTGTCTTTGCCGCCTGCTTTGAGTGCAGCTTCACCGGCAAAGTATTCTTTGTGGTTATCGCCAATATCCGAACCGGCCATGTTTTGGTGTTTCACACATGCGATGCCGTTGCGGATTTCTTGACGTTGAACGTTCTTCACATAAGCCAGCATACCTTCGTCGGCGAAATAGCCTTTTGCCAAAGTGTCGGTTGACAATGCGACGGTGTGGTAAGTCGGCAGGGTGATGAGATGGTGGAAAATACCGGCTTCGCGTGAAGCATCACGTTGGAAAGTGCGGATTTTCTCGTCGGCTTCTTTAGCCAATTCAGAGTTATCGTAATCGGCGCTCATCAGTTTGGCACGGTCGTATGTAGATACGTCTTTACCGGCTTCTTGCCAAGCGTCGAACACTTGTTGGCGGAAGTTCAGCGTCCAGTTGAACGACGGGCTGTTGTTGTATACCAGCTTTGCGTTCGGAATCACGGCACGGATTTTGTCCATCATCTCTTTGATTTGGCCGACGTGCGGTTTTTCGGTTTCGATCCACAGCAGATCGGCACCGTTTTGCAGAGAGGTAATGCAGTCCAATACCACGCGGTCGATGCCGGTGCCTTTACGAAATTGGAACAGGTTGCTGGCCAAGCGGGTCGGCTTGATGGTTTTGCCGTTGGTGTTCACGATCACGTCGCCGGGTTTCACTTGGCTCAGGTCGGTGATTTCTTCGCCGTCCAAGAAGCTGTTGTATTGGTCGCCCAAATCGCCTTTTTCGGAAGAGAAAGCGATTTGTTTGGTCAGGCCGGCACCCAAAGAGTCGGTACGGGCAACGATTACGCCGTCGTCAACGCCCAGCTCCAAGAATGCGTAGCGCACGGCATTGATTTTCGCCAAGAAGTCGGTATGCGGAACGGTCACTTTGCCGTCTTGGTGGCCGCATTGTTTCTCGTCGGACACTTGGTTTTCGATTTGGATACAGCAGGCACCGGCTTCAATCAGTTTTTTCGCCAACAGGTAAGTGGCTTCGGCGTTGCCGAAACCGGCATCGATGTCGGCAATAATCGGCACAACGTGGGTTTCGTAGTTGTCGATTTGGTTTTGGATTTCTTTGGCTTTGGCAGAATCACCGGCTTTGTTGGCTTCATCCAGCGCGGTAAACAGCAAATCCAGCTCGCGGGCATCGGCTTGGCGCAGGAAGGTGTAGATTTCTTCGATCAATTCGGGCACGGAAGTTTTTTCGTGCATAGATTGGTCGGGCAGGGGGCCGAATTTGGAACGCAAACCGGCAACCATCCAGCCGGAGAGATATAAATAGCGTTTGTCGGTGGTTTTTTGGTGTTTTTTAATGGAAATTAATTTTTGTTGTGCAACGAAGCCGTGCCAGCAGCCCAAAGATTGGGTGTATTTGCCGTGGTCGGCATCGTATTCGGCCATGTCTTTACGCATGATGGCTGCGGTATATCGGGCGATATCCAAGCCTGTTTTGAAGCGGTTTTGCAGACGCATGCGGGCTACGTATTCCGGTGTGATATTGTGCCAGCCGTTGCCGTTTTTCTGTTTCAGTTCATCTGCAACTTTAATCTCGTTTTGGTAATTTGCCATTTATCTCTACTCCTTTGTTCTCGCTTGATTTTTGGATGACCGGCATACATCAGATTCGTGTAATTCGGTGTAGTCGGAATGTACCTTCTTTTTTTCAGCTTGCCAAGCCCTCGAAACAAAGTTTTTGATTTATATAGATGTTCTCATTAAAACCGAAAGGTAGCGTTTTTTGAAATTTTTAAAAGTATTTAAAAAAGAAAGCAGGCTTTTTAGCTAATTTACACTGATTTTTCGGCATTTATTATCAGTGAAATGAAATGGAGATTTTGTTTTTACGATAATGATAAAATAGTAATAAATTGAATTTTAAGAAAATTTATTTTATATTTTTTTAACGAGAACTACATATAAAACCGATGGAAATAGTAATTTAAATAATTAAATGTAGTTTAATGAAATTAAATTTCAGACAATCTGAAAATCCGGTTTCTCTTGCATACATTCAAAATAAAAGAAGCCGTTAATAAAACCCTGCCTCACCTTCGGGGCGGGTTTTAAAACGTTTGTGCAACCAGAAATACTGTTCGGGGTGTTCGCGCACCCGCGCTTCGATAAAGTCGTTCATGCGTTGGGTATCGGCTTCGGTGCTTTCGCTGGGAAAGTTTTCCCATGCCGGATAAAACTGCAGCGTAACCGTGCCGTCTGCTTCGCGGGTGGGAATGGCGGGAATCACTTTGGCTCCGGTAAGCGCGGCGATACGGCTCAATCCGACAATGGTGGCGGTGGGAATACCGAAAAAGTTTACAAAAATCGAATCGGCCCGCCCGAAATCTTGGTCGGGGAGATAAAGAAACGGTGCACTGCTTTTTTTAAGCTGTTTGATAATCGCCCGCAACCCTTCCGTGCGGCCGATCAGAAATACATTGTTATAGCGGTGGCGGCCTTTGAGTATTTGCCCGTCCAACGTTTCATTTTTCTGATTGGAATACATGCTGACCAAAGGCACGTCTTGATTGAGCGTGTAGACCGCCATTTCAAAAGCGGTGAAATGCGGATACAGCAAAATCACTTTTTCATCGGCAGCCAAAGCATTGTCGAGATGGTGCTTATCCTGATAGCGCACCAAGCTGCGCAGGCGGTCTGCCGAAGCATACCAATACAGGCCGTATTCGAGCATGAGCTTGGCCATATGTTGGAAATGGCGTTTCAGCACGGCTTGGCGTTGTGCTTCGCTCCATTCTGGAAAACATTTTTGAAGATTTACCGTACCGACACGACGGCGCGGCACCACGGCGTAATAGGCCAGCCAACCGATAAAATCGGCCAGCTTCTGAACCGCACGGAATGGCAGCAGTTGGATCAGATAAAGGATAAAAAAAGCAAATTTCATGACAGCCCGTTCAGACGGCCTCGATTAGGGAACGGGGCATTATAGCGGATAAAAGGGCAGAATTTTCAGAAACGGCCGATGTGCTGGTAGGCATCTTTACAGCAACGTCGGGGATTGACGGGATGCAAAACGCAACAGGCCCAGTATGCGGAAATCTGCAGTAAATGCCGCTTGCCAAAGGCTTTCGGCTGCTTCTTCCAACGTAAAACCGGAGCGGCTCAAAGCTGAAACCGCCCGCGCTTGATTTGCAAACCGCCCTGTTGCAATTGTGCGGCAAGGCTGTGGTTGCGCAAAGCGTGGGTTAAGGCGACGGCTAAACCGTCGGCGGCATCGGCCTGCGGAGTGCCCGACAAGCCCAACATCTGCACCACCATATGCTGCACCTGCTCTTTTGCCGCCTTGCCCTTCCCCACCACAGCCTGCTTCACTTGCAGGGCGGTGTATTCGAACACAGGCAGGTTACGCATCACCAAAGCCGCCATTGCCGCCCCGCGCGCCTGCCCGAGCATCAGTGTGGATGCGGGGTTCACATTCACAAACACCTGCTCGATAGCGGTTTGCTGCGGTTGGTAAAGAGTGATGATTTCATCAATATGCTTCACAATCACCGCAATTCGCTCGGCCAGCGGCGCATCCGGCGGAGTTTTGATGCAGCCGGACGACACATAAAAATGCTCGCGCCCGCGCACATCAATCACGCCGAAGCCGGTAACGCGGCTGCCGGGGTCTATGCCTAAGATGCGGATGGGGTGTTGTGCCATAAGGAAGCATTCTTTTCAGACGGCCTGAACCCTTCGGTAGGGCATCGGCCTGATAAAATGCGGATTATAGCCCAAGCGGTGGAATTCATCATTATCGGCAGCCCAAAGCAAAAGGCCGTCTGAAAACCTTCCAAT includes the following:
- the fabF gene encoding beta-ketoacyl-ACP synthase II, with the translated sequence MSQRRVVITGLGQVSPVGNDISTAWSNLLAGKSGINTITRFDASDLACQVAGEVKDFDIGEYISPKEARRMDVFIHYGIAAALQAIADAGLDNVENLDKDRVGVNIGSGIGGLPSIEATGRTVVENGSRKINPFFIPGSLINLIAGHVTILKGYRGPSYGMVSACTTGAHSIGDSARIIKYGDADVMIAGGAEGAVCTLGVGGFAAMKALSTRNDDPQTASRPWDKGRDGFVMGEGSGVLVLEELEHAKKRGAKIYAELVGFGMSSDAFHITAPNVEGPALAVTRALKDAGLNPTDIDYVNAHGTSTPLGDANETNALKLALGDHAYKVVVNSTKSMTGHLLGAAGGVEAVYSVLAVHHQKSPPTINIFEQDTESGCDLDYCANEARDLKIDVAISNSFGFGGTNGTLVFKRFTG
- a CDS encoding isocitrate lyase, which produces MANYQNEIKVADELKQKNGNGWHNITPEYVARMRLQNRFKTGLDIARYTAAIMRKDMAEYDADHGKYTQSLGCWHGFVAQQKLISIKKHQKTTDKRYLYLSGWMVAGLRSKFGPLPDQSMHEKTSVPELIEEIYTFLRQADARELDLLFTALDEANKAGDSAKAKEIQNQIDNYETHVVPIIADIDAGFGNAEATYLLAKKLIEAGACCIQIENQVSDEKQCGHQDGKVTVPHTDFLAKINAVRYAFLELGVDDGVIVARTDSLGAGLTKQIAFSSEKGDLGDQYNSFLDGEEITDLSQVKPGDVIVNTNGKTIKPTRLASNLFQFRKGTGIDRVVLDCITSLQNGADLLWIETEKPHVGQIKEMMDKIRAVIPNAKLVYNNSPSFNWTLNFRQQVFDAWQEAGKDVSTYDRAKLMSADYDNSELAKEADEKIRTFQRDASREAGIFHHLITLPTYHTVALSTDTLAKGYFADEGMLAYVKNVQRQEIRNGIACVKHQNMAGSDIGDNHKEYFAGEAALKAGGKDNTMNQFS
- a CDS encoding lipid A biosynthesis lauroyl acyltransferase, producing MKFAFFILYLIQLLPFRAVQKLADFIGWLAYYAVVPRRRVGTVNLQKCFPEWSEAQRQAVLKRHFQHMAKLMLEYGLYWYASADRLRSLVRYQDKHHLDNALAADEKVILLYPHFTAFEMAVYTLNQDVPLVSMYSNQKNETLDGQILKGRHRYNNVFLIGRTEGLRAIIKQLKKSSAPFLYLPDQDFGRADSIFVNFFGIPTATIVGLSRIAALTGAKVIPAIPTREADGTVTLQFYPAWENFPSESTEADTQRMNDFIEARVREHPEQYFWLHKRFKTRPEGEAGFY
- the ruvC gene encoding crossover junction endodeoxyribonuclease RuvC, with the translated sequence MAQHPIRILGIDPGSRVTGFGVIDVRGREHFYVSSGCIKTPPDAPLAERIAVIVKHIDEIITLYQPQQTAIEQVFVNVNPASTLMLGQARGAAMAALVMRNLPVFEYTALQVKQAVVGKGKAAKEQVQHMVVQMLGLSGTPQADAADGLAVALTHALRNHSLAAQLQQGGLQIKRGRFQL